One genomic region from Leptolyngbyaceae cyanobacterium JSC-12 encodes:
- a CDS encoding phycobilisome-associated family protein (IMG reference gene:2510097034~PFAM: CpcD/allophycocyanin linker domain), giving the protein MFGQSAVGSAANTPSGSRMFRYEVVGLHQNAETDKMNFPIRQSGSVYITVPYSRMNEEMQRITRMGGKIVKIEPLAVE; this is encoded by the coding sequence ATGTTTGGTCAGTCTGCTGTTGGTAGCGCTGCAAATACCCCCTCTGGAAGCCGGATGTTTCGTTATGAAGTTGTTGGCTTACATCAGAATGCTGAGACCGACAAAATGAACTTTCCCATTCGCCAGAGCGGTAGTGTGTACATCACAGTTCCCTACTCCCGCATGAATGAAGAGATGCAGCGGATCACTCGCATGGGTGGCAAGATTGTCAAAATTGAGCCGTTGGCAGTCGAATAG